From a single Nicotiana tomentosiformis chromosome 2, ASM39032v3, whole genome shotgun sequence genomic region:
- the LOC104090491 gene encoding glucan endo-1,3-beta-glucosidase 1 yields the protein MANTKKLPLFFFFFFVVFCCCCFTSISSFVPEIKVQQDKDEPYVGVNIGTDVSNFLSPSDLVAFLQLQKITHIRLFDADPDMLKALAKTKIRVIISVPNNQILAIGSSNTTAAAWIGRNVAAYYPETLITAIAVGDEILTTVPSSAPLLMPAIESLYSALVAANLHTQIKISTPNSASIILDPFPPSQAFFNQSMSSVLSQLLQFCSRTQSPLMMNLYPYYVFMQNKGVVPLDNSLFKPLTPSKEMVDPNTLLHYTNVLDAMIDSVYFSMKNLNVTDVVVLVTESGWPSKGDSKEPYATIDNADTYNSNLIKHIIDRSGTPLHPEITSSVYIYELFNEDLRSPPVSEANWGLFHGNSTPVYLLHVSGSGTFLANDTTNQTYCIAMDGVDKRTLQAALDWACGPGRANCSEIQPGESCYQPNDVKNHASYAFDSYYQKAGTSPGSCDFKGVAMITTSDPSHGSCIFPGSKTLSNKTTQVVNATQASGANTIRFPGAQTSILDKNVHVLFGIALCLFYYSLIQVQLS from the exons ATGGCAAATACTAAAAAGCTccctcttttcttcttcttcttctttgttgtCTTTTGCTGCTGCTGCTTCACATCAATTTCCAGTTTTGTACCAG AAATAAAAGTGCAGCAAGATAAAGATGAGCCATATGTGGGAGTGAACATAGGTACCGATGTTTCCAATTTTCTATCACCTTCAGACTTAGTTGCTTTTCTGCAATTACAGAAGATAACACACATAAGGCTTTTTGATGCTGACCCTGATATGCTCAAAGCATTAGCCAAGACCAAAATCAGAGTCATTATTAGTGTACCTAATAACCAAATTCTTGCTATTGGTTCTTCTAATACTACTGCAGCTGCCTGGATTGGGCGCAATGTAGCAGCCTATTACCCTGAAACTCTTATCACAGCAATTGCAGTTGGAGATGAAATCTTGACCACTGTACCAAGTTCAGCTCCTTTGCTTATGCCAGCAATTGAGTCACTTTATAGTGCTTTAGTGGCTGCAAATTTACATACCCAAATCAAGATTTCAACCCCAAATTCTGCTTCCATTATTCTTGATCCTTTTCCACCTTCTCAGGCTTTTTTCAATCAGTCCATGAGCTCAGTCCTTTCTCAGTTATTGCAGTTTTGTTCAAGAACACAGTCACCTTTGATGATGAATTTGTACCCTTACTATGTTTTTATGCAGAATAAAGGGGTTGTTCCTTTAGACAACTCTCTGTTTAAGCCCTTGACACCTTCTAAAGAGATGGTGGATCCTAATACTTTGCTTCATTATACCAATGTGCTTGATGCAATGATTGATTCAGTATATTTTTCAATGAAAAATCTCAATGTTACAGATGTGGTAGTTCTTGTTACTGAGTCGGGGTGGCCTTCAAAGGGGGATTCTAAAGAGCCTTATGCTACAATTGACAATGCTGATACTTATAACTCCAATTTAATTAAGCATATTATTGATCGTAGTGGTACACCGTTGCATCCGGAAATTACTTCTAGTGTGTACATATATGAGTTGTTCAATGAGGATTTGAGGTCACCCCCTGTGTCCGAGGCGAATTGGGGGCTGTTTCATGGGAATTCGACGCCCGTTTACTTGCTTCATGTGTCTGGAAGTGGTACATTCTTAGCTAATGATACCACTAATCAAACGTATTGCATAGCGATGGATGGGGTTGATAAGAGGACATTGCAAGCTGCTTTGGATTGGGCTTGTGGACCGGGGAGGGCGAATTGCTCCGAAATTCAGCCAGGGGAGAGTTGTTATCAACCTAATGATGTGAAGAATCATGCTTCATATGCATTTGATAGCTATTATCAGAAGGCAGGGACATCTCCTGGTTCTTGTGACTTCAAGGGAGTGGCTATGATCACCACATCTGATCCAA GTCACGGGAGTTGTATATTTCCAGGAAG CAAGACGTTAAGCAATAAAACGACTCAGGTGGTGAATGCGACACAGGCAAGTGGAGCAAACACAATAAGATTTCCTGGAGCACAGACAAGTATATTGGACAAGAATGTGCATGTTTTATTTGGTATTGCCTTGTGTTTGTTTTATTATTCATTGATTCAGGTACAATTAAGTTAG